One part of the Paraburkholderia flagellata genome encodes these proteins:
- a CDS encoding AraC family transcriptional regulator, with product MPSLSATVPISLVNGFLAGAGAEPAVIRRYLNEAGIALELLAKPGGRVTEEQFSTLYQTLAIELDDEMPGIFSRPLRSGTLKFLCLSLLDARNLETALHRFDQFFHIVLDDFRLESRRQGLVAQVALRANPTYAAIGPLGQELTLKLAHGVCSWLIGQRIPLLQVDFACAQPPHALDHRYFFHGPVRFGKEATLMRFSAAYLDMPIRQSKRNLRAFLARSPGDWIFETFSEQLVSHNVRQYLAAQLPDLPTIEAAADSLHCSVRTLCRRLAAEETTFQALKDELRRDVAIQRLTDTQDTIAAIGGDLGFDDPSAFHRAFRHWTGSTPGTYRRRG from the coding sequence ATGCCATCGCTCAGCGCTACCGTTCCCATCTCGCTCGTCAACGGCTTTCTCGCCGGTGCCGGTGCCGAGCCCGCCGTGATCCGCCGCTATCTCAACGAGGCGGGCATCGCGCTGGAACTGCTTGCCAAGCCGGGCGGCCGTGTGACGGAAGAGCAGTTCTCCACGCTCTACCAGACGCTCGCCATCGAACTCGACGACGAGATGCCCGGCATCTTCAGCCGGCCGCTGCGCAGCGGCACGCTCAAGTTCCTCTGCCTGAGCCTGCTCGATGCGCGCAACCTCGAAACGGCGTTGCATCGCTTCGACCAGTTCTTTCACATCGTGCTCGACGATTTCCGGCTCGAATCGCGCCGCCAGGGGCTCGTGGCCCAGGTGGCATTACGCGCCAATCCGACGTATGCCGCGATCGGGCCGCTCGGGCAGGAACTGACGCTCAAGCTCGCGCACGGCGTGTGCTCCTGGCTGATCGGCCAGCGTATTCCGCTTCTGCAAGTCGATTTCGCCTGCGCGCAGCCGCCACATGCGCTCGATCACCGCTACTTTTTCCATGGGCCCGTGCGCTTTGGCAAGGAAGCCACGCTGATGCGCTTCAGCGCGGCCTATCTCGACATGCCGATCCGGCAGAGCAAGCGCAACCTGCGCGCGTTTCTCGCGCGCTCGCCCGGCGACTGGATCTTCGAGACCTTCAGCGAGCAGCTCGTGAGCCACAACGTGCGTCAGTATCTCGCCGCGCAACTGCCCGATCTGCCGACCATCGAAGCGGCGGCCGATAGCCTGCACTGCTCGGTGCGGACGCTCTGCCGGCGCCTCGCGGCGGAGGAGACGACCTTCCAGGCGCTCAAGGACGAACTGCGCCGCGACGTGGCGATCCAGCGCCTCACCGACACCCAGGACACGATCGCGGCCATTGGCGGCGATCTGGGTTTCGACGATCCCAGCGCCTTTCATCGCGCCTTTCGCCACTGGACGGGCAGCACGCCCGGCACCTACCGCCGTCGCGGCTGA
- a CDS encoding electron transfer flavoprotein-ubiquinone oxidoreductase, giving the protein MSSSDLIAQYGPRESMEYDVVIVGGGPAGLSAAIHLKQLAAEKGAEIGVCVLEKGSEIGAHILSGAVMDPRALNELIPDWKEQGAPLNVPVTEDKFLFLSETGAKSVPNWALPDNFKNHGNYVISLANVTRWLGQQAEALGVEIFPGFPAAEVLYNDDGSVKGVATGNMGVGKDGEPTENFQLGMELHAKYTLFCEGCRGHLGRQLNEKFKLGKDSDPQVYGIGIKELWEIDPAKHQPGLVIHTAGWPLESDTYGGSFLYHIDNNQVMVGFVVGLAYQNPYLSPFEEFQRYKTHPEIRKYLEGGKRVSYGARAITAGGLMSLPKLVFPGGALVGDDAGFLNASRIKGSHAAIKTGMLAADAAFEAVQAGRQSDELAAYPEAFKQSWLHTELYKARNFKQWMSKGLYLGTLMVGIEQKLLGGNVPWTLHHQHRDHEMLKPASQCKPIEYPKPDGKLTFDRLSSVFISNTNHEENQPAHLTLKDASVPVGINLTTYAGPEARFCPAGVYEFVKDEQEEDRLQINAQNCVHCKTCDIKDPTQNIVWVTPEGGGGPNYPNM; this is encoded by the coding sequence ATGTCGTCGAGTGATCTGATTGCGCAATACGGCCCACGCGAGTCGATGGAATACGACGTGGTGATCGTCGGCGGTGGCCCGGCCGGCCTGTCCGCCGCGATCCACCTGAAGCAGCTGGCCGCGGAGAAAGGCGCTGAAATCGGCGTGTGCGTGCTGGAAAAGGGCTCGGAAATCGGGGCGCATATCCTCTCGGGCGCGGTCATGGATCCGCGTGCCCTGAACGAGCTGATTCCGGACTGGAAAGAGCAAGGCGCACCGCTGAACGTGCCTGTGACCGAGGACAAGTTCCTTTTTCTTTCCGAAACGGGGGCTAAATCGGTGCCGAACTGGGCGCTGCCCGACAACTTCAAGAACCACGGCAACTACGTCATCAGCCTTGCCAATGTAACGCGCTGGCTGGGCCAGCAGGCCGAGGCGCTGGGCGTGGAGATCTTCCCGGGCTTCCCGGCTGCCGAGGTGCTCTACAACGACGACGGCTCGGTCAAGGGCGTCGCTACCGGCAACATGGGTGTGGGCAAGGACGGCGAGCCCACCGAGAACTTCCAGCTCGGCATGGAGCTGCACGCCAAATACACGCTGTTCTGCGAAGGCTGCCGCGGTCACCTGGGCCGGCAGCTGAACGAGAAGTTCAAGCTGGGCAAGGATTCGGACCCGCAGGTCTACGGCATCGGTATCAAGGAACTCTGGGAGATCGATCCGGCGAAGCACCAGCCGGGTCTCGTGATTCACACCGCCGGCTGGCCGCTCGAATCGGACACCTACGGCGGCTCGTTCCTGTACCACATCGACAACAACCAGGTGATGGTGGGTTTTGTCGTCGGTCTGGCGTACCAGAACCCGTATCTCTCGCCGTTCGAGGAATTCCAGCGCTACAAGACGCACCCGGAAATCCGCAAGTACCTCGAAGGCGGCAAGCGCGTATCGTACGGCGCGCGCGCGATTACCGCGGGCGGCCTGATGTCGCTGCCCAAGCTCGTGTTCCCGGGCGGCGCGCTCGTGGGCGACGACGCGGGCTTTTTGAACGCCTCGCGCATCAAGGGCAGCCACGCGGCGATCAAGACCGGCATGCTCGCGGCCGATGCCGCCTTTGAAGCCGTGCAGGCCGGCCGCCAGAGCGACGAACTCGCGGCCTATCCGGAAGCGTTCAAGCAGTCGTGGCTCCACACGGAACTCTACAAGGCGCGCAACTTCAAGCAGTGGATGAGCAAGGGCCTGTACCTGGGCACGCTGATGGTCGGCATCGAGCAGAAGCTCCTGGGCGGCAACGTGCCGTGGACGCTGCATCACCAGCATCGCGACCACGAGATGCTGAAACCGGCCTCGCAGTGCAAGCCGATCGAGTATCCGAAACCTGACGGCAAGCTCACGTTCGACCGGCTCTCCTCGGTGTTCATCTCGAACACCAACCACGAGGAGAACCAGCCTGCGCATCTGACGCTCAAGGACGCGAGCGTGCCCGTTGGTATCAACCTCACGACTTACGCAGGACCCGAGGCGCGCTTTTGCCCCGCAGGCGTCTACGAGTTCGTGAAGGACGAGCAGGAAGAAGACCGCCTGCAGATCAACGCGCAGAACTGCGTGCACTGCAAGACGTGCGACATCAAGGACCCGACGCAGAACATCGTGTGGGTCACCCCCGAAGGTGGCGGCGGACCGAATTATCCGAATATGTAA
- a CDS encoding acyl-CoA dehydrogenase, whose translation MSYNAPVKDMLFVLKELAGIDAVATLPGFEDAGFDTAQAVLDECAKLSSEVIAPLNVEGDRAPSSWRDGEVTATPGFAGAFRQYVEGGWQGLQHPSEFGGQALPKLIATPCIEMLNAANLSFALCPLLTDGAIEALLTAGSDELKTRYVPKLISGDWTGTMNLTEPQAGSDLALVRTRAEPQGDGTYKVFGTKIFITWGEHDMAENIVHLVLARTPNAPEGVKGISLFVVPKFLVNDDGSLGARNDVHCVSIEHKLGIKASPTAVLQYGDHGGAIGYLVGEENRGLEYMFIMMNAARFGVGMQGVGVAESAYQKAVAYAKERVQSRPVDGSLKQSATIIHHPDVRRMLGSMRAMTEGARALAYVAAAYSDNAHYHPDAEVRARNLAIYEYLVPVVKGWSTEMVNEVTSLGVQVHGGMGFIEETGAAQYYRDARILAIYEGTTAIQANDLVGRKTVRDGGAVAKALLGEIARTAEELGQAGGAAAASMREQLEKGARALANVIDYVIANVKSDPNAVFAGSVPYLKLAGVVLCGWQMARALLVSQRELANDAEFHGAKIAIAQFYAEHILPQAGGLETSILAAKGDAGVLSLSEVQF comes from the coding sequence ATGAGCTACAACGCCCCCGTCAAGGACATGCTGTTCGTGCTGAAAGAGCTGGCCGGCATCGACGCCGTCGCAACCCTGCCGGGTTTCGAAGACGCTGGTTTCGACACTGCGCAAGCCGTGCTCGACGAGTGCGCGAAGCTCTCCAGCGAAGTCATCGCGCCGCTGAACGTAGAAGGCGACCGCGCGCCCAGCAGCTGGCGCGACGGCGAGGTCACGGCCACGCCGGGCTTCGCGGGGGCGTTCCGCCAGTATGTCGAAGGCGGCTGGCAAGGTCTGCAACATCCGTCCGAGTTCGGCGGCCAGGCGCTGCCCAAGCTGATCGCCACGCCCTGCATCGAAATGCTCAACGCGGCGAACCTCTCGTTCGCGCTGTGCCCGCTCTTGACCGACGGCGCCATCGAGGCGCTGCTCACCGCGGGCAGCGACGAGTTGAAGACGCGCTACGTGCCGAAGCTGATCTCCGGCGACTGGACCGGCACGATGAACCTCACCGAGCCGCAGGCCGGCTCCGACCTCGCACTTGTGCGCACGCGCGCCGAACCGCAGGGTGACGGCACGTACAAGGTCTTCGGCACGAAGATCTTCATCACGTGGGGCGAGCACGACATGGCGGAGAACATCGTTCACCTCGTGCTGGCGCGCACCCCCAACGCGCCCGAAGGCGTGAAGGGCATTTCGCTCTTTGTCGTGCCGAAGTTCCTCGTGAACGACGATGGCTCGCTCGGCGCGCGCAACGACGTGCATTGCGTGTCGATCGAACACAAGCTCGGCATCAAGGCGAGCCCGACGGCCGTGCTGCAATACGGTGACCATGGCGGCGCGATTGGCTATCTCGTGGGCGAGGAGAATCGCGGCCTCGAATACATGTTCATCATGATGAATGCGGCGCGCTTTGGCGTCGGCATGCAGGGCGTGGGCGTGGCTGAAAGCGCGTACCAGAAGGCCGTGGCGTACGCGAAGGAGCGTGTGCAGAGCCGCCCCGTGGATGGCTCGCTCAAGCAGTCGGCCACCATCATCCATCACCCGGACGTGCGACGCATGCTCGGCTCGATGCGCGCCATGACCGAAGGCGCCCGTGCGCTCGCTTATGTCGCAGCCGCCTATAGCGACAATGCTCACTATCATCCTGACGCAGAAGTGCGCGCACGCAATCTCGCGATCTACGAATACCTCGTGCCGGTCGTGAAGGGCTGGAGCACGGAAATGGTCAATGAGGTGACGAGCCTCGGCGTCCAGGTGCATGGCGGCATGGGCTTCATCGAGGAAACGGGCGCAGCGCAGTATTACCGTGACGCGCGCATTCTCGCGATCTACGAAGGCACGACGGCGATCCAGGCGAACGACCTGGTCGGCCGCAAGACGGTGCGCGACGGCGGCGCGGTTGCGAAGGCGCTGCTTGGCGAGATCGCCCGGACTGCTGAAGAACTCGGGCAGGCCGGCGGCGCGGCGGCGGCATCGATGCGCGAGCAACTGGAGAAGGGCGCGCGCGCACTGGCGAATGTCATCGACTACGTGATTGCGAACGTCAAGAGCGACCCGAACGCAGTGTTTGCGGGCAGCGTGCCGTATCTCAAGCTCGCGGGCGTCGTGCTGTGCGGCTGGCAAATGGCGCGCGCGCTGCTCGTCTCGCAACGCGAACTCGCGAACGACGCCGAGTTCCACGGCGCGAAGATCGCGATTGCGCAGTTCTACGCCGAACACATTCTCCCGCAGGCAGGCGGCCTCGAGACGTCGATCCTGGCCGCAAAGGGCGACGCTGGCGTGCTCTCGCTGAGCGAAGTGCAGTTTTGA